A window of Rhododendron vialii isolate Sample 1 chromosome 13a, ASM3025357v1 contains these coding sequences:
- the LOC131313510 gene encoding protein TIFY 4B-like isoform X3 — protein MSTEETVSRSPLDKPLHLLTEEDISQLTREDCRRYLKEKGMRRPSWNKSQAIQQVISLKTLLETSSDSDAVTRKKLHIPRPDNLHRVHRSTGSAPLIVPAEESPCRRKDPERNDRSDHGWLVDGSDSSPPRTAGEANGPLGQMTIFYCGKVNVYDDVPVDKAQALMQLAASPLQVPLEVPFDGSAARQPLPCHLQAASGRVGPDTPVVILPTQAVNMSDNCWPSREESGICREENTAEVPGSRKASVQRYLEKRKDRFKSKRKVATPPSASLDVYLNPQMGNQTQNERSNRSDACSSPQIRPPNTPTRSSSADDNLVKSTNFPDGLNEKDMRE, from the exons ATGTCGACGGAGGAAACGGTTTCCCGGTCACCACTCGACAAGCCTCTTCACCTACTCACTGAAGAAGACATTTCTCAGCTCACTCGCGAAGACTGCCGCCGTTACCTCAAAGAGAAAG GGATGAGACGACCGTCGTGGAACAAATCGCAGGCGATCCAACAAGTCATCTCGCTCAAGACGCTCCTCGAAACGTCGTCAGATTCGGACGCCGTCACTCGGAAGAAGTTGCACATTCCCCGCCCTGATAATCTACACCGT GTCCACAGATCAACTGGCAGTGCACCACTTATAGTACCGGCTGAAGAGTCTCCGTGCCGGAGAAAAGATCCAGAGAGAAACGATCGTTCCGACCACGGTTGGCTTGTCGACGGCAGCGACTCAAGTCCTCCGAG AACTGCAGGTGAAGCAAATGGCCCATTAGGACAAATGACAATATTCTATTGCGGGAAAGTGAATGTCTATGATGATGTGCCAGTTGATAAG GCACAAGCACTAATGCAGCTTGCTGCAAGCCCCCTCCAAGTACCTCTGGAAGTTCCATTTGATGGAAGTGCGGCTAGACAACCATTGCCATGCCATTTACAGGCTGCAAGTGGTAGAGTAGGCCCAGATACTCCTGTTGTAATATTGCCAACACAAGCAG TGAACATGAGTGATAACTGTTGGCCGAGTAGGGAGGAAAGTGGAATATGTCGCGAAGAAAACACCG CTGAAGTTCCTGGAAGCAGAAAAGCTTCGGTACAAAGATATCTTGAGAAGCGAAAAGATAG GTTCAAGAGCAAGAGAAAGGTAGCAACCCCTCCATCTGCTAGCTTGGATGTTTACTTAAATCCTCAGATGGGGAATCAGACCCAGAATGAGCGCTCAAACAGGAGTGATGCATGCTCCTCACCCCAAATCAGACCACCCAACACCCCTACAAGAAGCAGCTCAGCAGATGATAATTTAGTAAAGAGTACCAATTTTCCAGATGGTCTGAATGAGAAAG
- the LOC131313510 gene encoding protein TIFY 4B-like isoform X1: MSTEETVSRSPLDKPLHLLTEEDISQLTREDCRRYLKEKGMRRPSWNKSQAIQQVISLKTLLETSSDSDAVTRKKLHIPRPDNLHRVHRSTGSAPLIVPAEESPCRRKDPERNDRSDHGWLVDGSDSSPPRTAGEANGPLGQMTIFYCGKVNVYDDVPVDKAQALMQLAASPLQVPLEVPFDGSAARQPLPCHLQAASGRVGPDTPVVILPTQAVNMSDNCWPSREESGICREENTAAEVPGSRKASVQRYLEKRKDRFKSKRKVATPPSASLDVYLNPQMGNQTQNERSNRSDACSSPQIRPPNTPTRSSSADDNLVKSTNFPDGLNEKGNFLVVLFISK, encoded by the exons ATGTCGACGGAGGAAACGGTTTCCCGGTCACCACTCGACAAGCCTCTTCACCTACTCACTGAAGAAGACATTTCTCAGCTCACTCGCGAAGACTGCCGCCGTTACCTCAAAGAGAAAG GGATGAGACGACCGTCGTGGAACAAATCGCAGGCGATCCAACAAGTCATCTCGCTCAAGACGCTCCTCGAAACGTCGTCAGATTCGGACGCCGTCACTCGGAAGAAGTTGCACATTCCCCGCCCTGATAATCTACACCGT GTCCACAGATCAACTGGCAGTGCACCACTTATAGTACCGGCTGAAGAGTCTCCGTGCCGGAGAAAAGATCCAGAGAGAAACGATCGTTCCGACCACGGTTGGCTTGTCGACGGCAGCGACTCAAGTCCTCCGAG AACTGCAGGTGAAGCAAATGGCCCATTAGGACAAATGACAATATTCTATTGCGGGAAAGTGAATGTCTATGATGATGTGCCAGTTGATAAG GCACAAGCACTAATGCAGCTTGCTGCAAGCCCCCTCCAAGTACCTCTGGAAGTTCCATTTGATGGAAGTGCGGCTAGACAACCATTGCCATGCCATTTACAGGCTGCAAGTGGTAGAGTAGGCCCAGATACTCCTGTTGTAATATTGCCAACACAAGCAG TGAACATGAGTGATAACTGTTGGCCGAGTAGGGAGGAAAGTGGAATATGTCGCGAAGAAAACACCG CAGCTGAAGTTCCTGGAAGCAGAAAAGCTTCGGTACAAAGATATCTTGAGAAGCGAAAAGATAG GTTCAAGAGCAAGAGAAAGGTAGCAACCCCTCCATCTGCTAGCTTGGATGTTTACTTAAATCCTCAGATGGGGAATCAGACCCAGAATGAGCGCTCAAACAGGAGTGATGCATGCTCCTCACCCCAAATCAGACCACCCAACACCCCTACAAGAAGCAGCTCAGCAGATGATAATTTAGTAAAGAGTACCAATTTTCCAGATGGTCTGAATGAGAAAGGtaactttttggttgttttgtttatttcgaAGTAA
- the LOC131313510 gene encoding protein TIFY 4B-like isoform X6 translates to MSTEETVSRSPLDKPLHLLTEEDISQLTREDCRRYLKEKGMRRPSWNKSQAIQQVISLKTLLETSSDSDAVTRKKLHIPRPDNLHRVHRSTGSAPLIVPAEESPCRRKDPERNDRSDHGWLVDGSDSSPPRTAGEANGPLGQMTIFYCGKVNVYDDVPVDKAQALMQLAASPLQVPLEVPFDGSAARQPLPCHLQAASGRVGPDTPVVILPTQAVNMSDNCWPSREESGICREENTAEVPGSRKASVQRYLEKRKDR, encoded by the exons ATGTCGACGGAGGAAACGGTTTCCCGGTCACCACTCGACAAGCCTCTTCACCTACTCACTGAAGAAGACATTTCTCAGCTCACTCGCGAAGACTGCCGCCGTTACCTCAAAGAGAAAG GGATGAGACGACCGTCGTGGAACAAATCGCAGGCGATCCAACAAGTCATCTCGCTCAAGACGCTCCTCGAAACGTCGTCAGATTCGGACGCCGTCACTCGGAAGAAGTTGCACATTCCCCGCCCTGATAATCTACACCGT GTCCACAGATCAACTGGCAGTGCACCACTTATAGTACCGGCTGAAGAGTCTCCGTGCCGGAGAAAAGATCCAGAGAGAAACGATCGTTCCGACCACGGTTGGCTTGTCGACGGCAGCGACTCAAGTCCTCCGAG AACTGCAGGTGAAGCAAATGGCCCATTAGGACAAATGACAATATTCTATTGCGGGAAAGTGAATGTCTATGATGATGTGCCAGTTGATAAG GCACAAGCACTAATGCAGCTTGCTGCAAGCCCCCTCCAAGTACCTCTGGAAGTTCCATTTGATGGAAGTGCGGCTAGACAACCATTGCCATGCCATTTACAGGCTGCAAGTGGTAGAGTAGGCCCAGATACTCCTGTTGTAATATTGCCAACACAAGCAG TGAACATGAGTGATAACTGTTGGCCGAGTAGGGAGGAAAGTGGAATATGTCGCGAAGAAAACACCG CTGAAGTTCCTGGAAGCAGAAAAGCTTCGGTACAAAGATATCTTGAGAAGCGAAAAGATAG GTGA
- the LOC131314458 gene encoding chlorophyllase-1-like, with translation MAQIETTPALATNVFEPGSLGFQCKSVKSTWDSSSPPKPLFIVTPTVEGTYPVLLFLPGTQVRNTSYSRMFQLIASHGFIVVAPQLYSCALVPETEEINSAAAVTNWLPTGLPSALPPTIHPNLQLLALSGHSRGGKSAFALALGHSSPATTLPFSALIALDPVAGFCCFRIPPHILTYVPRSFDLTIPVAVIGTGLGPERKLGVLPACAPNGMNHDEFFTECRPPCCYFYAKEFGHMDMLDEVTLMSCLCVSGDGKGGKDGFRACLAGVFVAFMRAFLERESGDLRVIVDNPGVAPVTLDPVIFVEE, from the exons atggcACAGATAGAAACTACGCCGGCTCTGGCTACAAATGTGTTTGAACCGGGGAGCTTGGGTTTCCAATGCAAATCGGTGAAGTCAACATGGGATTCTTCATCTCCACCAAAGCCGTTATTCATTGTTACCCCAACCGTTGAAGGCACATATCCAGTACTATTGTTTCTTCCCGGGACGCAGGTCCGGAATACCTCCTACAGTCGGATGTTCCAACTTATAGCTTCCCATGGTTTCATAGTTGTCGCTCCTCAG CTATACAGCTGTGCCCTCGTCCCAGAAACTGAAGAAATCAACTCCGCCGCCGCCGTCACAAACTGGCTCCCCACCGGCCTCCCCTCCGCCCTCCCTCCAACCATCCACCCAAACCTCCAACTCCTAGCTCTCTCCGGCCACAGCCGCGGCGGAAAATCCGCATTCGCCCTCGCCCTCGGCCACTCCTCCCCGGCCACCACCCTCCCCTTCTCAGCCCTCATCGCCCTCGACCCCGTCGCTGGCTTCTGCTGTTTCCGCATCCCCCCTCACATCCTCACCTACGTCCCCCGCTCCTTCGACTTGACCATCCCCGTCGCGGTCATCGGCACTGGGCTGGGTCCCGAGCGGAAGCTCGGGGTCCTGCCCGCGTGCGCCCCGAACGGGATGAACCACGACGAGTTCTTCACGGAGTGTAGGCCGCCGTGTTGTTATTTTTACGCCAAGGAGTTCGGGCATATGGATATGTTGGATGAGGTGACGCTGATGAGTTGCTTGTGTGTGAGTGGGGATGGGAAAGGTGGGAAGGATGGGTTTAGGGCATGTTTGGCTGGGGTTTTTGTGGCGTTTATGAGGGCGTTTCTGGAGAGGGAGAGTGGGGATCTTAGAGTTATTGTGGATAATCCTGGGGTTGCCCCTGTAACGCTTGATCCAGTGATTTTTGTTGAGGAGTAG
- the LOC131313510 gene encoding protein TIFY 4B-like isoform X4, giving the protein MSTEETVSRSPLDKPLHLLTEEDISQLTREDCRRYLKEKGMRRPSWNKSQAIQQVISLKTLLETSSDSDAVTRKKLHIPRPDNLHRVHRSTGSAPLIVPAEESPCRRKDPERNDRSDHGWLVDGSDSSPPRTAGEANGPLGQMTIFYCGKVNVYDDVPVDKAQALMQLAASPLQVPLEVPFDGSAARQPLPCHLQAASGRVGPDTPVVILPTQAAEVPGSRKASVQRYLEKRKDRFKSKRKVATPPSASLDVYLNPQMGNQTQNERSNRSDACSSPQIRPPNTPTRSSSADDNLVKSTNFPDGLNEKDMRE; this is encoded by the exons ATGTCGACGGAGGAAACGGTTTCCCGGTCACCACTCGACAAGCCTCTTCACCTACTCACTGAAGAAGACATTTCTCAGCTCACTCGCGAAGACTGCCGCCGTTACCTCAAAGAGAAAG GGATGAGACGACCGTCGTGGAACAAATCGCAGGCGATCCAACAAGTCATCTCGCTCAAGACGCTCCTCGAAACGTCGTCAGATTCGGACGCCGTCACTCGGAAGAAGTTGCACATTCCCCGCCCTGATAATCTACACCGT GTCCACAGATCAACTGGCAGTGCACCACTTATAGTACCGGCTGAAGAGTCTCCGTGCCGGAGAAAAGATCCAGAGAGAAACGATCGTTCCGACCACGGTTGGCTTGTCGACGGCAGCGACTCAAGTCCTCCGAG AACTGCAGGTGAAGCAAATGGCCCATTAGGACAAATGACAATATTCTATTGCGGGAAAGTGAATGTCTATGATGATGTGCCAGTTGATAAG GCACAAGCACTAATGCAGCTTGCTGCAAGCCCCCTCCAAGTACCTCTGGAAGTTCCATTTGATGGAAGTGCGGCTAGACAACCATTGCCATGCCATTTACAGGCTGCAAGTGGTAGAGTAGGCCCAGATACTCCTGTTGTAATATTGCCAACACAAGCAG CTGAAGTTCCTGGAAGCAGAAAAGCTTCGGTACAAAGATATCTTGAGAAGCGAAAAGATAG GTTCAAGAGCAAGAGAAAGGTAGCAACCCCTCCATCTGCTAGCTTGGATGTTTACTTAAATCCTCAGATGGGGAATCAGACCCAGAATGAGCGCTCAAACAGGAGTGATGCATGCTCCTCACCCCAAATCAGACCACCCAACACCCCTACAAGAAGCAGCTCAGCAGATGATAATTTAGTAAAGAGTACCAATTTTCCAGATGGTCTGAATGAGAAAG
- the LOC131313490 gene encoding RING-H2 finger protein ATL70-like, which produces MSKQQQIQPTVRLSPFLRRYNMNATSNSGGFLGSQNIGGFGYGIGVSVGILLLITTITLASYFCTRAHQPPSATISRRNNHHQQPTDDPPFMVVEMGLDDATLLTYPKLLYSEAKHHHLKDSADDACCSICLADYKGSDMLRLLPDCGHMFHLPCVDPWLRLHPTCPVCRTSPLPTPLSTPLAEVVPLASRQGG; this is translated from the coding sequence ATgtccaaacaacaacaaatccAACCAACTGTTCGCCTCTCCCCATTCCTCCGCCGCTACAATATGAACGCTACGAGCAACTCCGGTGGCTTCCTGGGCTCCCAAAACATCGGCGGCTTTGGCTACGGCATTGGCGTCTCAGTTGGTATCCTTCTCCTAATCACAACCATAACCCTAGCTTCATATTTCTGCACCAGGGCACACCAGCCACCATCAGCCACCATATCACGCCGGAACAACCACCACCAGCAGCCAACCGATGATCCCCCGTTCATGGTCGTGGAGATGGGGCTCGATGATGCCACCCTGTTGACCTATCCGAAGCTTCTCTATTCGGAGGCAAAGCACCACCACTTGAAGGACTCCGCCGACGACGCTTGCTGCTCCATTTGCTTGGCGGACTACAAGGGCAGTGATATGCTCCGGCTGCTGCCCGACTGCGGCCACATGTTTCACCTCCCGTGTGTTGATCCATGGCTTAGGTTGCACCCGACGTGTCCAGTTTGTAGGACTTCTCCATTGCCCACGCCGCTGTCGACTCCTCTGGCCGAGGTGGTGCCCCTAGCTAGTAGACAGGGCGGATAA
- the LOC131313510 gene encoding protein TIFY 4B-like isoform X5, producing the protein MSTEETVSRSPLDKPLHLLTEEDISQLTREDCRRYLKEKGMRRPSWNKSQAIQQVISLKTLLETSSDSDAVTRKKLHIPRPDNLHRVHRSTGSAPLIVPAEESPCRRKDPERNDRSDHGWLVDGSDSSPPRTAGEANGPLGQMTIFYCGKVNVYDDVPVDKAQALMQLAASPLQVPLEVPFDGSAARQPLPCHLQAASGRVGPDTPVVILPTQAVNMSDNCWPSREESGICREENTAAEVPGSRKASVQRYLEKRKDR; encoded by the exons ATGTCGACGGAGGAAACGGTTTCCCGGTCACCACTCGACAAGCCTCTTCACCTACTCACTGAAGAAGACATTTCTCAGCTCACTCGCGAAGACTGCCGCCGTTACCTCAAAGAGAAAG GGATGAGACGACCGTCGTGGAACAAATCGCAGGCGATCCAACAAGTCATCTCGCTCAAGACGCTCCTCGAAACGTCGTCAGATTCGGACGCCGTCACTCGGAAGAAGTTGCACATTCCCCGCCCTGATAATCTACACCGT GTCCACAGATCAACTGGCAGTGCACCACTTATAGTACCGGCTGAAGAGTCTCCGTGCCGGAGAAAAGATCCAGAGAGAAACGATCGTTCCGACCACGGTTGGCTTGTCGACGGCAGCGACTCAAGTCCTCCGAG AACTGCAGGTGAAGCAAATGGCCCATTAGGACAAATGACAATATTCTATTGCGGGAAAGTGAATGTCTATGATGATGTGCCAGTTGATAAG GCACAAGCACTAATGCAGCTTGCTGCAAGCCCCCTCCAAGTACCTCTGGAAGTTCCATTTGATGGAAGTGCGGCTAGACAACCATTGCCATGCCATTTACAGGCTGCAAGTGGTAGAGTAGGCCCAGATACTCCTGTTGTAATATTGCCAACACAAGCAG TGAACATGAGTGATAACTGTTGGCCGAGTAGGGAGGAAAGTGGAATATGTCGCGAAGAAAACACCG CAGCTGAAGTTCCTGGAAGCAGAAAAGCTTCGGTACAAAGATATCTTGAGAAGCGAAAAGATAG GTGA
- the LOC131313510 gene encoding protein TIFY 4B-like isoform X7: MSTEETVSRSPLDKPLHLLTEEDISQLTREDCRRYLKEKGMRRPSWNKSQAIQQVISLKTLLETSSDSDAVTRKKLHIPRPDNLHRVHRSTGSAPLIVPAEESPCRRKDPERNDRSDHGWLVDGSDSSPPRTAGEANGPLGQMTIFYCGKVNVYDDVPVDKAQALMQLAASPLQVPLEVPFDGSAARQPLPCHLQAASGRVGPDTPVVILPTQAAEVPGSRKASVQRYLEKRKDR; the protein is encoded by the exons ATGTCGACGGAGGAAACGGTTTCCCGGTCACCACTCGACAAGCCTCTTCACCTACTCACTGAAGAAGACATTTCTCAGCTCACTCGCGAAGACTGCCGCCGTTACCTCAAAGAGAAAG GGATGAGACGACCGTCGTGGAACAAATCGCAGGCGATCCAACAAGTCATCTCGCTCAAGACGCTCCTCGAAACGTCGTCAGATTCGGACGCCGTCACTCGGAAGAAGTTGCACATTCCCCGCCCTGATAATCTACACCGT GTCCACAGATCAACTGGCAGTGCACCACTTATAGTACCGGCTGAAGAGTCTCCGTGCCGGAGAAAAGATCCAGAGAGAAACGATCGTTCCGACCACGGTTGGCTTGTCGACGGCAGCGACTCAAGTCCTCCGAG AACTGCAGGTGAAGCAAATGGCCCATTAGGACAAATGACAATATTCTATTGCGGGAAAGTGAATGTCTATGATGATGTGCCAGTTGATAAG GCACAAGCACTAATGCAGCTTGCTGCAAGCCCCCTCCAAGTACCTCTGGAAGTTCCATTTGATGGAAGTGCGGCTAGACAACCATTGCCATGCCATTTACAGGCTGCAAGTGGTAGAGTAGGCCCAGATACTCCTGTTGTAATATTGCCAACACAAGCAG CTGAAGTTCCTGGAAGCAGAAAAGCTTCGGTACAAAGATATCTTGAGAAGCGAAAAGATAG GTGA
- the LOC131313510 gene encoding protein TIFY 4B-like isoform X2 — protein sequence MSTEETVSRSPLDKPLHLLTEEDISQLTREDCRRYLKEKGMRRPSWNKSQAIQQVISLKTLLETSSDSDAVTRKKLHIPRPDNLHRVHRSTGSAPLIVPAEESPCRRKDPERNDRSDHGWLVDGSDSSPPRTAGEANGPLGQMTIFYCGKVNVYDDVPVDKAQALMQLAASPLQVPLEVPFDGSAARQPLPCHLQAASGRVGPDTPVVILPTQAVNMSDNCWPSREESGICREENTAAEVPGSRKASVQRYLEKRKDRFKSKRKVATPPSASLDVYLNPQMGNQTQNERSNRSDACSSPQIRPPNTPTRSSSADDNLVKSTNFPDGLNEKDMRE from the exons ATGTCGACGGAGGAAACGGTTTCCCGGTCACCACTCGACAAGCCTCTTCACCTACTCACTGAAGAAGACATTTCTCAGCTCACTCGCGAAGACTGCCGCCGTTACCTCAAAGAGAAAG GGATGAGACGACCGTCGTGGAACAAATCGCAGGCGATCCAACAAGTCATCTCGCTCAAGACGCTCCTCGAAACGTCGTCAGATTCGGACGCCGTCACTCGGAAGAAGTTGCACATTCCCCGCCCTGATAATCTACACCGT GTCCACAGATCAACTGGCAGTGCACCACTTATAGTACCGGCTGAAGAGTCTCCGTGCCGGAGAAAAGATCCAGAGAGAAACGATCGTTCCGACCACGGTTGGCTTGTCGACGGCAGCGACTCAAGTCCTCCGAG AACTGCAGGTGAAGCAAATGGCCCATTAGGACAAATGACAATATTCTATTGCGGGAAAGTGAATGTCTATGATGATGTGCCAGTTGATAAG GCACAAGCACTAATGCAGCTTGCTGCAAGCCCCCTCCAAGTACCTCTGGAAGTTCCATTTGATGGAAGTGCGGCTAGACAACCATTGCCATGCCATTTACAGGCTGCAAGTGGTAGAGTAGGCCCAGATACTCCTGTTGTAATATTGCCAACACAAGCAG TGAACATGAGTGATAACTGTTGGCCGAGTAGGGAGGAAAGTGGAATATGTCGCGAAGAAAACACCG CAGCTGAAGTTCCTGGAAGCAGAAAAGCTTCGGTACAAAGATATCTTGAGAAGCGAAAAGATAG GTTCAAGAGCAAGAGAAAGGTAGCAACCCCTCCATCTGCTAGCTTGGATGTTTACTTAAATCCTCAGATGGGGAATCAGACCCAGAATGAGCGCTCAAACAGGAGTGATGCATGCTCCTCACCCCAAATCAGACCACCCAACACCCCTACAAGAAGCAGCTCAGCAGATGATAATTTAGTAAAGAGTACCAATTTTCCAGATGGTCTGAATGAGAAAG